A segment of the Hypnocyclicus thermotrophus genome:
CATTTGCAGAAGTATCCATAGTTTTTTCTTTTAATTCATAATCTAAAGTTGTAATTCGTATATCGCCTGTTAATTTTTTTCCTTCTCTAATAAATAAATCTTCTACTCCACCAAAATAACTAAATCCAAATAAAAGACCTGTTATTCCTATTATAACTGCCATAATGGTAAGAATACTTCTATTTTTATTTCTAAAAATATTTCTAAATGCCATTTTTAATAGCATAATTTATCACCTCACTATAATATAAAAATTAGCTTTATTTAATTTTACTAATTATTTCTTATTACTTCTACTGGTTCTAACTTTGTTGCTTTATTCGAAGGATAAAAGCTAGCAAATAAAGCAACGACTACTCCTACTATAAAATATATAAAAGATATTCCAAAATCATAATATACATAAAATTTTTGAGATATAGGAAGTGCAAAACCACCATCATTAAAATCTTGAGGAAGTGGTATTCCTGTTTGCTGAAGCTTTAAAGTAATAATAGAGCCTAGTATAAATCCTATTAAACTTCCAAATACTCCAAGCATCATTCCTTCATATAAAAAAAGTATTAGAATTTCTTTTTTTCTCATACCATTTGCCATAAGTATTCCTATTTCTTTTCTTCTTTCCAACATAACCATAAGCATAGTATTTATTATTCCTACTCCTGCCATTAGTAAAATTACTATACTTATTATTCCAAATGCTTTTCTTCTAATTTTTACAATATCTAAAAGTCCACTTAATTCTTCTTTATAATTTACAACTCTTACCCCTAAATCATTTAATTTTTTTATTTCATCTTTAGTTAATTCTTCATTTACTACAATATCATTTATTTTATCTATATCAATAAACTCTTTTGCAAAATTAATATCTATAAAAGCTGTTTTTCCATCAATAAAAGGATTCTCAGTTTTTAAAATTCCTCCTATAATTAAATCATATGCATTTATATTATTATCTTTAGTTCTAGCTATTATTGTGATACTATCACCAATTTTTAAATTTAATAAATTAGCAAGTTCATATCCAATAACTATATTTTTTTTATTTTTTAAGAAATTTCCTTTTAAAAGGTAACTACTTCTATTAAAAATTTTATCTTCTTCAGATCTATCTACTCCATAAAAATTTATTTGTAATTCTTCAACTCCATTATTTATAGAACCATTAAAATAAATTCTATATGCACTCTTTTTATTTTTTAATATTTCTCTTATCTCTTTTTCATTTTCTATTAAGAAATCTTTTGAATCATTATCTTCTTTTTCATCATAATAACCTTTTTGATAAAGCTTATTTATCCCAATTTCTGTACGAATAGATGTATCAATTATCTGTCTTTCAAGTCCCCTATTTAACCCTTCTCCAAGTATTGCAACCATTACTCCTACTATAATTATTATAAGAGTAAGAAAAGTTCTTATTTTATGTCTAAATATATTTCTAAATGCCATTTTAAATATCATTTTATTGCCTCCAATTTTGATATTTTAATTATTTATAATATATTTAATAATTTTAAATTATCAAATATAAAGTTTTTATTAATAATTCCTTATTACTTCTGCAGGTTCTAAAGTTGTTGCTTTATATGCCGGATAAATACTTGATATAGCTGCTACTAGTATTCCAATTATTAAATATATAAATGAAATAGTAGAATTATATGAAAAGTAGAATATACTTGATATAGGGATATTATTTGTAAATGAATCTATCTCTTTAGGAAGTAGGATTCCATTTTTTTGATAATATAATGTAACTAAAGTCCCCAATATAAAACCTATTGTACTACCAATTACTCCAATAGTTGTTCCTTCTGATAAAAAAAGTATTAAAATCTCTTTTCTATTCATTCCATTTGCCATAAGTATGCCTATTTCCCTTTTTCTTTCAAGCATAACCATAAGCATAGTATTTATTATTCCCACTCCTGCCATAAGTAAAAGAATAATACTAACTACAAACATACTTTGTCTTTTGATTTTCATTGCTTCTATCATGTTTTTTAATTCAATAGTATAATTTATTATTTCTATATTTAATTTATTTAATTTTTCTAATTCATTATCTAAAAGCTCATCTTTTATAACAATATCATTTATTTTATCAATTTCTAAAAACTCTTTAGCAAAATTTCTAGATAAAAATATTACATTTTTATCTAGAAGAATATTATTTGTTTTAAATATTCCCGAAATAATCATATCATAAGCATTTATAGTATTATTTTTTGTACGCGCTAAAATTGTAATAGTATTAATTTTAAGTCTAATAAATAAGCAAAATCTTTTCCTATTATCAATTCGTTTTTTTTATTAAAATATTTGCCTTCTATTATTTGAGAATTTCTATTAAATACACGCTCCTCTTCTTTTTTATTTATTCCATAAAATTTTGCTCCTAATTCATTTATACCATTTGTTATACTTCCATTAAAATGAATTCTATAACTTACTGCTTTATTTTTTAAAATATCTCTTATTGTTTTTTCATTATCGATAAGATGTTTTATTGGATTTTTATCTTCTTTATTTTTGTAATATCCTTTTTTATATATTTTATTTTTACCAACATCTGTTTTTATAGACATATCTATAATTTGTAATTCGAGTCCTTTATTCGCACCTTCTCCAATAATTACAATAAATATTCCTATTATAATCATTACGAGAGTAAGTATAGTTCTAGCTTTATGTCGAAATATATTTCTTAAAGTCATTTTGAATATCATAAATTTCTCCTTCCTTATAACAAATGGAAGTATATTAATTTTGTAAAATACCATCTCTTAATTTTATTATTCTTCTAGCTCTTTCTATTATCATAATATCATGTGATGAAAAAATAAAAGTTGTATTTAATTCTTTGTTTAATTTTTCCATTACATCTAAAATAGATTCTCCAGTATCAGTATCAAGGTTTGCAGTAGGTTCATCTGCTAATATAATAGCTGGTTTTTTTACAAGTGCTCTAGCAATGGCAACTCTTTGTTGTTGTCCACCTGACATTTCAAGAGGTTTTCTATTTTTAAGGTTTAATATTCCTACCTGATCTAAAATTTCTTCTATTAACATATCTTTTTCTTTTTTTGTATATCCTCCGACTAAATCAAGAGCAAGTTCTATATTCTCATATGCTGTAAGTACAGGTATTAAATTATAACTTTGAAAGATAAAACCTATCTTTCGTCTTCTAAAATCAGCTGCTTCTTTTTTACTTAAATTACTTATATTTTCTCCATCAATAATAATTTCTCCGGTTGTTAATTTATCCATAGCACCAATTATATTTAATAATGTTGTTTTTCCGCTGCCAGAAGGTCCTGCAATTACTGAAAATTCTCCTTTTTTAATATCTAAAGTGATATTTTTTAATGCTTTTACAAAAATTTTTCCATTATGATACTCTTTTGTTAATTTTTTAATTTTTACAATACTCATAATTTCACCTCTTATTTTAAAATATTTATTTTTTTTAATAAGTGCTATAAATTTTTAAAAATTTATTTTGAATTCTAATTCCAATTTATCATTTATTGATTGTGTAGTATTAAAAATATTTTTTATATTATTATATTTATAATTTGTAATATCTATTGTTGTATAGTCATTAAAAATATAAGATAGATTTGAGAGTATAACATTTTCTTCACCTTTAAAATCAAATATAAAAGTTTGATTATATGTGATTAGATCAGTTAATGAATAACTAAAATTTGTATAATTTAATACTATTTCTTCATCAAAATTATTCATAATTTCATTAGCAATATATAAGTTTTTTTCAAAAATATCAAATGTATAATCGATTCCTAATGTAGCTATTTTAGTACTTGTATCTTTTATTTTTTTATAATTAAATT
Coding sequences within it:
- a CDS encoding ABC transporter permease, translated to MIFKMAFRNIFRHKIRTFLTLIIIIVGVMVAILGEGLNRGLERQIIDTSIRTEIGINKLYQKGYYDEKEDNDSKDFLIENEKEIREILKNKKSAYRIYFNGSINNGVEELQINFYGVDRSEEDKIFNRSSYLLKGNFLKNKKNIVIGYELANLLNLKIGDSITIIARTKDNNINAYDLIIGGILKTENPFIDGKTAFIDINFAKEFIDIDKINDIVVNEELTKDEIKKLNDLGVRVVNYKEELSGLLDIVKIRRKAFGIISIVILLMAGVGIINTMLMVMLERRKEIGILMANGMRKKEILILFLYEGMMLGVFGSLIGFILGSIITLKLQQTGIPLPQDFNDGGFALPISQKFYVYYDFGISFIYFIVGVVVALFASFYPSNKATKLEPVEVIRNN
- a CDS encoding ABC transporter permease, producing MIISGIFKTNNILLDKNVIFLSRNFAKEFLEIDKINDIVIKDELLDNELEKLNKLNIEIINYTIELKNMIEAMKIKRQSMFVVSIILLLMAGVGIINTMLMVMLERKREIGILMANGMNRKEILILFLSEGTTIGVIGSTIGFILGTLVTLYYQKNGILLPKEIDSFTNNIPISSIFYFSYNSTISFIYLIIGILVAAISSIYPAYKATTLEPAEVIRNY
- a CDS encoding ABC transporter ATP-binding protein, giving the protein MSIVKIKKLTKEYHNGKIFVKALKNITLDIKKGEFSVIAGPSGSGKTTLLNIIGAMDKLTTGEIIIDGENISNLSKKEAADFRRRKIGFIFQSYNLIPVLTAYENIELALDLVGGYTKKEKDMLIEEILDQVGILNLKNRKPLEMSGGQQQRVAIARALVKKPAIILADEPTANLDTDTGESILDVMEKLNKELNTTFIFSSHDIMIIERARRIIKLRDGILQN